From Streptomyces fungicidicus, one genomic window encodes:
- a CDS encoding response regulator transcription factor: MEKVRLLVVDDDPPIADLVATVARYEGWEAVTANTGEDALRRAAEFRPDIVVLDLMLPDVDGFGVLDRLRRSGTMVPVVFLTARDGVADRVAGLTRGGDDYLVKPFAVEELMARLRTVLRRSAGPGFQRSVLRVGDLTMDEDTREVRRGGRTLSLTPTEYEVLRYLMRRSPTVLTKAQILDHVWEYGFGGRSNVVELVVSRLRRKLDDTGEPLIQTVRGFGYVIRQAAE, translated from the coding sequence GTGGAAAAAGTACGACTCCTCGTCGTGGACGACGACCCGCCGATAGCCGACCTGGTGGCGACGGTCGCCCGCTACGAGGGCTGGGAGGCGGTCACCGCCAACACGGGTGAGGACGCGCTGCGCCGCGCCGCCGAGTTCCGCCCGGACATCGTGGTGCTCGACCTGATGCTGCCGGACGTCGACGGCTTCGGCGTGCTGGACCGGCTGCGGCGCTCCGGGACGATGGTGCCGGTGGTGTTCCTCACCGCACGGGACGGGGTGGCGGACCGGGTCGCGGGGCTGACCCGGGGCGGGGACGACTACCTGGTCAAGCCGTTCGCCGTGGAGGAGCTGATGGCCCGGCTGCGCACGGTGCTGCGGCGCAGCGCGGGGCCGGGGTTCCAGCGGTCGGTGCTGCGGGTCGGGGACCTGACGATGGACGAGGACACCCGTGAGGTGCGGCGCGGCGGTCGGACGCTGTCGCTGACGCCGACCGAGTACGAGGTGCTGCGCTATCTGATGCGCCGCTCGCCGACGGTGCTGACGAAGGCTCAGATCCTGGACCACGTGTGGGAGTACGGCTTCGGGGGCCGCTCCAACGTGGTGGAGCTGGTGGTGAGCCGGCTGCGGCGGAAGCTGGACGACACCGGCGAGCCGCTGATCCAGACCGTGCGGGGCTTCGGGTACGTGATCCGGCAGGCCGCGGAGTGA
- a CDS encoding sensor histidine kinase, producing the protein MTAFVRRLRGTYRRTRLGTRLALGLGVLSLAVFGVVGTVLTTYMRDYLELQLGDQLKLIQAVQAKDAAAHGTVRRKPYYGWYTAVYDVSGDAVTLRRPSDVPDDTRALADLARAMAHSDSELTRTARIEGEGTYRLRGCEVEPGVVLVSAAPVEDVEETVEQLITVQVVVFALALLALVVFGRRMLRRGLKPLGDMAHTAHGIASHDLTESAARLPLRADGRDGGSEVAELRTAFNTMLEHIDDSLAVRAEAEQRLRRFVADASHELRTPLMSVRGYADLFQYAAANEPAERDRHLARLRAEAARMGVLLDDLLLLARLDAAEVEAPLRTADTDLVELVQQAADAFRASHPGHPLTVTAGPGAAPRLRLDPQRVRQVLDNLLTNAAVHTPAGTRVSAGVEVSGGWALVRVGDEGPGIPAEDRERVFDRFYRVDKARSRDRGGSGLGLAVARSLVRAHGGDVELSGGPGATVFTVRLPLDGGP; encoded by the coding sequence GTGACCGCGTTCGTCCGGCGGCTGCGCGGCACCTACCGGCGGACCCGGCTCGGCACCCGGCTGGCGCTGGGCCTCGGGGTGCTGTCGCTGGCGGTGTTCGGGGTCGTCGGCACGGTGCTCACCACGTACATGCGCGACTATCTGGAGCTCCAGCTGGGCGACCAGCTGAAGCTGATCCAGGCCGTGCAGGCCAAGGACGCGGCGGCGCACGGCACGGTCCGGCGCAAGCCGTACTACGGCTGGTACACGGCGGTGTACGACGTCTCCGGCGACGCGGTCACCCTGCGCAGGCCCTCGGACGTGCCCGACGACACCCGCGCCCTGGCGGACCTCGCGCGGGCGATGGCGCACTCCGACAGCGAGCTGACGCGCACCGCGCGCATCGAGGGGGAGGGCACGTACCGGCTGCGCGGCTGCGAGGTCGAACCGGGGGTGGTGCTGGTGAGCGCCGCGCCGGTGGAGGACGTGGAGGAGACCGTCGAGCAGTTGATCACGGTGCAGGTCGTGGTGTTCGCCCTCGCGCTGCTGGCCCTCGTGGTGTTCGGGCGGCGGATGCTGCGGCGCGGGCTGAAGCCGCTGGGCGACATGGCGCACACCGCGCACGGCATCGCCTCGCACGACCTGACCGAGTCGGCGGCCCGGCTGCCGCTGCGCGCGGACGGGCGGGACGGCGGTTCGGAGGTGGCGGAGCTGCGGACCGCGTTCAACACGATGCTGGAGCACATCGACGACTCCCTCGCGGTGCGCGCGGAGGCGGAGCAGCGGCTGCGCCGGTTCGTCGCGGACGCCTCGCACGAGCTGCGCACCCCGCTGATGTCGGTACGCGGCTACGCGGACCTGTTCCAGTACGCCGCCGCCAACGAACCCGCCGAACGGGACCGGCATCTGGCCCGGCTGCGCGCGGAGGCCGCCCGGATGGGGGTGCTGCTGGACGATCTGCTGCTGCTCGCCCGGCTGGACGCGGCGGAGGTGGAGGCGCCGCTGCGGACGGCCGACACGGACCTGGTGGAGCTGGTCCAGCAGGCCGCCGACGCGTTCCGCGCGAGCCATCCGGGTCATCCGCTGACGGTGACGGCGGGGCCCGGCGCCGCACCGCGGCTGCGGCTGGATCCGCAGCGGGTCCGGCAGGTGCTGGACAACCTGCTGACCAACGCCGCCGTGCACACCCCGGCAGGCACCCGGGTGTCGGCCGGCGTCGAGGTCTCCGGCGGCTGGGCGCTGGTGCGGGTCGGCGACGAGGGGCCCGGCATCCCTGCGGAGGACCGGGAGCGGGTCTTCGACCGGTTCTACCGGGTCGACAAGGCCCGCAGCCGGGACCGGGGCGGCAGCGGGCTGGGCCTCGCCGTCGCCCGGTCACTGGTGCGGGCCCACGGCGGGGACGTCGAACTGAGCGGCGGCCCCGGCGCCACGGTCTTCACCGTACGGCTGCCGCTGGACGGCGGACCCTGA
- a CDS encoding NAD-dependent epimerase/dehydratase family protein gives MRVLVTGGAGFIGSHVVEALRTRGHEPVVLDVRTDPVADVRSPGAVRDALSGVDAVCHQAAMVGLGTGFADAPEYVSRNGLGTAVLLAAMAEAGVRRLVLAGSMVVYGEGRYACARHGAVRPGPRAVADLAAGRFEPACPACGADLAPGVVDEDAPADPRNVYAATKLTQEHLAAAWARSTGGSAVSLRYHNVYGPGMPRDTPYAGVASFFRSALARGEAPRVFEDGRQRRDFVHVRDVATANVAALTADSAAGSFTAYNTGSGTPHTVGEMAGALASAYGGPDPVVTGEYRLGDVRHITADSSRLRAALGWKPEVGFEEGMREFASAGLRDG, from the coding sequence ATGCGTGTACTGGTCACCGGCGGTGCCGGGTTCATCGGGTCCCATGTCGTCGAGGCGCTCCGGACGCGCGGGCACGAGCCCGTCGTCCTCGACGTCCGCACCGATCCGGTGGCGGACGTGCGCTCCCCGGGCGCGGTCCGCGACGCCCTGTCCGGTGTGGACGCGGTCTGCCACCAGGCGGCGATGGTCGGCCTCGGCACGGGGTTCGCCGACGCGCCGGAGTACGTCTCCCGCAACGGCCTGGGTACGGCGGTGCTGCTGGCCGCGATGGCGGAGGCGGGGGTGCGGCGGCTGGTGCTGGCCGGGTCGATGGTGGTGTACGGCGAGGGCCGTTACGCCTGTGCCCGGCACGGGGCGGTGCGTCCCGGACCGCGGGCCGTCGCCGATCTGGCGGCGGGGCGCTTCGAGCCCGCCTGCCCGGCGTGCGGGGCCGACCTCGCGCCCGGTGTGGTGGACGAGGACGCCCCGGCCGACCCGCGCAACGTCTACGCCGCGACCAAGCTGACGCAGGAACACCTGGCCGCCGCCTGGGCCCGGTCGACGGGCGGTTCGGCGGTGTCACTGCGCTACCACAACGTCTACGGCCCCGGTATGCCCCGGGACACCCCGTACGCGGGCGTCGCCTCCTTCTTCCGCTCGGCGCTGGCCCGCGGCGAGGCCCCGCGCGTCTTCGAGGACGGCCGTCAGCGCCGGGACTTCGTCCACGTACGGGACGTGGCGACGGCGAACGTCGCCGCGCTGACGGCGGACTCCGCCGCCGGGTCCTTCACCGCGTACAACACCGGCAGCGGTACGCCTCACACGGTCGGCGAGATGGCCGGTGCCCTGGCCTCGGCGTACGGCGGTCCCGACCCGGTCGTCACCGGGGAGTACCGCCTGGGCGACGTCCGCCACATCACGGCGGACTCCTCGCGGCTGCGCGCCGCGCTCGGCTGGAAGCCGGAGGTCGGCTTCGAGGAGGGCATGCGGGAGTTCGCGTCGGCGGGGCTGCGGGACGGCTGA
- a CDS encoding ferredoxin reductase family protein, with the protein MTAVHSPPSPPTARRRPETVARTGLYALLAANALVVAVLFVRAGFGANALVVLGRLTGLYAGLLMAFQLLLVARLPWLDRRIGMDRLTLWHRWTGFGLLWALLAHVVFITFGYAGMSSLDPVDQLVDLAGTVEGVLRAVVALALILVVGAVSARRARRRLAYETWHFIHLYSYAAVVLAFTHQVAVGSTFTASPAATAYWWGLWGAALTAVLTGRLVLPLWRNRRHRLRVTAVVPENDQVVSVHITGRDLHRLPARAGQFFLWRFLTRDRWWQAHPFSLSAAPDGRTLRLTVKAAGDGSAALRRLRPGTRVFAEGPYGAFTTLRRTRPDTLLIAGGVGVTPIRALLEELDGHAVVLYRVRTEADAVLLGELRALALAKGAELHLVTGPAAPDRLAPAELSRLVPDLTGRDVYVCGPPGMTTAVLRSLRALGVPKRQIHHERFSLAG; encoded by the coding sequence GTGACAGCTGTCCACTCGCCTCCCTCACCCCCCACCGCGAGGCGACGCCCCGAGACGGTGGCGCGCACCGGTCTGTACGCCCTGCTCGCCGCGAACGCGCTCGTGGTGGCCGTCCTCTTCGTCCGGGCGGGCTTCGGCGCGAACGCCCTCGTCGTACTGGGCCGCCTCACCGGCCTGTACGCCGGCCTGCTGATGGCGTTCCAGCTGCTGCTGGTGGCCCGGCTGCCCTGGCTGGACCGCCGCATCGGCATGGACCGGCTGACCCTGTGGCACCGCTGGACCGGCTTCGGACTGCTGTGGGCGCTCCTCGCCCACGTCGTCTTCATCACCTTCGGCTATGCCGGGATGTCCTCCCTGGACCCCGTGGACCAGCTCGTCGACCTCGCGGGGACCGTGGAGGGGGTGCTGCGCGCCGTCGTCGCGCTGGCCCTGATCCTCGTCGTCGGCGCGGTCTCGGCCCGCCGCGCCCGGCGCCGACTCGCCTACGAGACCTGGCACTTCATCCATCTGTACAGCTATGCCGCCGTGGTGCTGGCCTTCACCCACCAGGTCGCCGTCGGCTCCACCTTCACCGCCTCGCCCGCCGCCACCGCCTACTGGTGGGGACTGTGGGGCGCCGCCCTCACCGCGGTGCTCACCGGCCGGCTGGTCCTGCCGCTGTGGCGGAACCGGCGCCACCGCCTGCGTGTCACGGCCGTCGTCCCCGAGAACGACCAGGTGGTGTCCGTCCACATCACCGGCCGCGACCTGCACCGGCTCCCCGCCCGCGCCGGCCAGTTCTTCCTCTGGCGGTTCCTGACCAGGGACCGCTGGTGGCAGGCCCATCCGTTCTCCCTGTCCGCCGCGCCGGACGGCCGCACCCTGCGGCTCACCGTGAAGGCGGCCGGCGACGGCAGCGCCGCCCTGCGCCGGCTGAGGCCCGGCACCCGCGTCTTCGCCGAGGGCCCCTACGGCGCCTTCACCACCCTGCGCCGCACCCGCCCGGACACCCTGCTCATCGCGGGCGGAGTCGGAGTCACCCCGATCCGGGCCCTGCTGGAGGAACTGGACGGCCACGCCGTCGTCCTCTACCGCGTGCGGACCGAGGCCGACGCCGTGCTCCTCGGCGAACTGCGCGCACTGGCCCTCGCCAAGGGCGCCGAGCTGCACCTGGTCACCGGCCCGGCCGCACCGGACCGGCTCGCCCCCGCCGAGCTCTCCCGCCTCGTGCCCGACCTCACCGGCCGCGACGTCTACGTCTGCGGCCCGCCCGGCATGACGACCGCGGTGCTGCGAAGCCTGCGCGCACTGGGCGTACCGAAGCGGCAGATCCACCACGAGCGCTTCAGCCTGGCCGGATGA
- a CDS encoding ribose-5-phosphate isomerase — MTDKLRIVVGSDDAGYQYKEALRQDLEKHALVAEVTDVGVDADGHTAYPKVAIAAAEMVARGDADRALLVCGTGLGVAIAANKVRGIRAVTAHDSFSVERAVLSNNAQVLTFGQRVVGLELARRLAAEWLTYRFDETSASAAKVQLMCDYENDEAAA; from the coding sequence ATGACCGACAAGCTGCGCATCGTCGTCGGATCCGACGACGCCGGATACCAGTACAAGGAAGCCCTCAGGCAGGACCTGGAGAAGCACGCACTGGTCGCCGAGGTGACCGACGTCGGCGTCGACGCCGACGGCCACACCGCGTACCCCAAGGTGGCCATCGCCGCCGCCGAGATGGTCGCCCGCGGCGACGCCGACCGCGCGCTGCTGGTCTGCGGCACCGGCCTCGGCGTCGCCATCGCGGCCAACAAGGTCCGGGGCATCCGCGCCGTCACCGCCCACGACTCCTTCTCCGTGGAGCGCGCCGTCCTCTCCAACAACGCCCAGGTGCTCACCTTCGGCCAGCGCGTCGTCGGACTCGAACTCGCCCGCCGGCTCGCCGCCGAATGGCTCACCTACCGCTTCGACGAGACCTCCGCCTCCGCCGCCAAGGTCCAGCTCATGTGCGACTACGAGAACGACGAGGCCGCCGCCTGA
- a CDS encoding FMN-binding protein, whose translation MKRALPVLVLTVAGLVPVWRYAPSAPEPAVAEPAPVPSVSASPGGTTRVVAGPTVDTEKGPVQVEVTLDGDRIGAVRMLRQPDHPQTTAAVPVLIEETLRAQSADVDTVSGATVTSDGYRESLQAALDAGDS comes from the coding sequence GTGAAACGAGCACTGCCCGTCCTGGTCCTGACCGTCGCCGGACTGGTCCCGGTCTGGCGCTACGCCCCGTCGGCCCCGGAGCCGGCGGTCGCCGAACCCGCGCCCGTCCCCTCGGTGTCCGCCTCCCCGGGCGGCACCACCCGGGTCGTCGCGGGCCCCACCGTCGACACCGAGAAGGGCCCCGTCCAGGTCGAGGTCACCCTCGACGGCGACCGCATCGGCGCGGTGCGGATGCTCCGGCAGCCGGACCATCCGCAGACCACGGCCGCCGTGCCGGTCCTGATCGAGGAGACCCTGCGGGCCCAGAGCGCCGACGTCGACACGGTCTCCGGCGCCACCGTCACCAGCGACGGCTACCGGGAGTCCCTGCAGGCCGCCCTCGACGCGGGGGACTCCTGA
- a CDS encoding FadR/GntR family transcriptional regulator has protein sequence MTVTSQPDQTAAAAPDLAQLLRPVVRESSVSEVAKRLLDHLSAGDIRPGTRLPAERQLAEALGVARSSVRGALSALDVLGIIEIRPGSGSYVREGTSEFLPRAINWGLMLGQRRTQDLVEVRTHMEGVSARLAAERATDEDVARLEEHLQHMRDAQGDVAAFIDADIAFHLECARIARNSVLSDILHSIRALLQVWMERVSDIEGTVGGTLCEHDAVLRAIRDRDPEAADRAMAAHMRMASTRLQASIDGTP, from the coding sequence GTGACCGTGACCAGTCAGCCTGATCAGACCGCCGCTGCCGCGCCCGATCTCGCGCAGCTGCTGCGCCCCGTCGTCCGCGAGTCCTCCGTCAGCGAGGTCGCGAAGCGGCTCCTCGACCATCTGTCGGCCGGCGACATCCGGCCCGGCACCCGGCTGCCCGCCGAGCGGCAACTGGCCGAGGCGCTGGGCGTCGCACGGTCCAGTGTCCGCGGCGCCCTCTCCGCACTCGACGTCCTCGGGATCATCGAGATCCGCCCGGGCTCCGGGTCCTACGTCCGGGAGGGCACCTCGGAGTTCCTGCCCCGGGCGATCAACTGGGGGCTGATGCTGGGCCAGCGGCGGACCCAGGACCTGGTCGAGGTCCGTACCCACATGGAGGGGGTCTCCGCCCGCCTCGCCGCGGAGCGGGCCACCGACGAGGACGTCGCCCGCCTGGAGGAGCACCTCCAGCACATGCGGGACGCGCAGGGGGACGTGGCGGCCTTCATCGACGCGGACATCGCCTTCCACCTGGAGTGCGCCCGTATCGCCCGCAACAGCGTGCTGAGTGACATCCTGCACAGCATCAGGGCGCTGCTCCAGGTCTGGATGGAGCGCGTCAGCGACATCGAGGGCACGGTCGGCGGCACCCTGTGCGAGCACGACGCGGTCCTGCGGGCGATCCGCGACCGCGACCCGGAGGCCGCGGACCGGGCGATGGCCGCCCACATGCGCATGGCCAGCACCCGCCTCCAGGCCTCCATCGACGGCACTCCCTAG
- a CDS encoding dihydroxyacetone kinase family protein, translated as MTRLFNDPTAFADEALEGFAAAHRRWVRSVTGGVVRAGGTPDGEVAVVVGGGSGHYPAFSGLVGRGLAHGAAVGNVFASPSAQQIRSVARAAHGGAGVLLMYGNYAGDVLHFGQAAERLAGEGVEVRTLAVTDDISSAGPGQPAERRGIAGDLPVFKAAAAAAEEGLPLDEVLRTAEHANARTRSFGIAFSGCTLPGAGHPLFTVPEGRMAVGLGIHGEPGIGEEPLPTADEAARLLVSTLLKELPDDVPTPEGARTAVILNGLGSVKYEELFVVYRTVAALLADAGVEIVEPEVGELVTSFDMAGVSLTLTWLDDRLERLWRAPADAPAHRKGALEAPAAASGPREEEADDTAAVPPASEESREAAATVLTALRALAGTVDEHVEELGRIDAVAGDGDHGIGMQRGSTAAHRAAAEALALGAGAGTVLTRAADAWADRAGGTSGALWGTILRALGTALGDQDAPTASRVADGVTEASAGVRRLGGAETGDKTMVDALVPFADTLADAVAAGEPLTGAWDRAATAAGSAAAATAELLPRKGRARPHAEKSLGTPDAGAHSLALITRAVHGVLHHDH; from the coding sequence ATGACCCGCCTGTTCAACGACCCCACCGCCTTCGCCGACGAGGCCCTGGAGGGCTTCGCCGCAGCCCACCGGCGCTGGGTGCGGTCCGTCACCGGCGGCGTCGTCCGCGCCGGCGGGACCCCGGACGGGGAGGTCGCCGTCGTCGTCGGCGGCGGCTCGGGCCACTACCCGGCCTTCTCCGGGCTCGTCGGCCGGGGCCTCGCCCACGGCGCGGCGGTCGGCAACGTCTTCGCCTCGCCCTCCGCGCAGCAGATCCGCTCCGTGGCGCGCGCCGCCCACGGGGGCGCGGGAGTGCTGCTGATGTACGGCAACTACGCCGGCGACGTCCTGCACTTCGGACAGGCCGCCGAACGCCTGGCCGGCGAGGGCGTGGAGGTCCGCACCCTCGCGGTCACCGACGACATCTCCAGCGCCGGCCCCGGGCAGCCCGCCGAGCGGCGCGGCATCGCGGGCGACCTGCCCGTCTTCAAGGCCGCCGCCGCGGCCGCCGAGGAGGGCCTGCCGCTCGACGAGGTGCTGCGCACCGCCGAGCACGCCAATGCCCGCACCCGGTCCTTCGGCATCGCCTTCTCCGGATGCACCCTGCCCGGCGCCGGCCACCCCCTGTTCACCGTCCCCGAGGGCCGCATGGCCGTCGGCCTCGGCATCCACGGGGAGCCCGGCATCGGCGAGGAGCCGCTGCCGACCGCCGACGAGGCCGCCCGCCTCCTGGTCTCCACCCTCCTCAAGGAACTCCCCGACGACGTCCCCACCCCCGAGGGCGCCCGCACGGCCGTGATCCTCAACGGACTCGGCTCGGTGAAGTACGAGGAGCTCTTCGTCGTCTACCGCACGGTGGCCGCGCTCCTCGCGGACGCCGGCGTCGAGATCGTCGAACCCGAGGTCGGCGAGCTCGTCACCAGCTTCGACATGGCCGGTGTCTCCCTCACCCTGACCTGGCTCGACGACCGCCTGGAGCGGCTGTGGCGGGCCCCCGCCGACGCCCCCGCCCACCGCAAGGGCGCCCTCGAGGCCCCCGCGGCCGCATCCGGCCCGCGGGAGGAGGAGGCCGACGACACCGCCGCCGTCCCCCCGGCCTCCGAGGAGTCCCGGGAGGCCGCCGCCACCGTGCTCACCGCCCTGCGCGCGCTTGCCGGGACCGTCGACGAGCACGTCGAGGAGCTGGGCCGCATCGACGCCGTCGCCGGCGACGGCGACCACGGCATCGGCATGCAGCGCGGCTCCACCGCCGCGCACCGGGCCGCCGCCGAGGCGCTGGCCCTCGGCGCGGGCGCCGGCACCGTGCTCACCCGGGCCGCCGACGCCTGGGCCGACCGGGCGGGCGGCACCTCCGGCGCCCTGTGGGGCACCATCCTGCGCGCCCTGGGCACGGCCCTGGGCGACCAGGACGCCCCGACCGCGTCCCGGGTCGCCGACGGCGTCACCGAGGCGTCCGCGGGCGTCCGCCGGCTGGGCGGGGCCGAGACCGGCGACAAGACCATGGTCGACGCCCTGGTCCCGTTCGCCGACACCCTCGCCGACGCCGTCGCCGCCGGGGAACCGCTCACCGGGGCCTGGGACCGCGCCGCCACGGCGGCCGGGTCCGCCGCCGCGGCCACCGCGGAACTCCTGCCCCGCAAGGGACGCGCCCGCCCGCACGCGGAGAAGTCCCTCGGCACCCCCGACGCCGGCGCCCACTCCCTCGCTCTCATCACCCGCGCCGTGCACGGCGTACTGCACCACGACCACTGA
- a CDS encoding MFS transporter, producing the protein MSADTHSTAVERTAIKKVSLRLVPFVALMFFVNYLDRTAISFAEPNGMGADLALTAAQFGFASGIFFLGYIVLEVPSNMALHRFGARRWLARIMVSWGIVSLLFTWVSSTGQLYGLRFLLGVAEAGFFPGAILFLSQWVPSRHRTKILGLFYLAQPLTTVFGAPLAGWLIGRHGMFGLEGWRVMFLFVSLPAIVLGLVAYFYLIDRPADAKWLTPAERDWLTAELAAENAQKTGHEGKHAKGDLKAAFGNARVWVLALVYFGFVYGLYALAFFLPTIISGFQEQYDTTFSVMDKAWITAIPYLPAAVVLFFWTRHATRHGTRTWHVAGPAVVGGVSIPLALYMGSPTATIAVITVTASAIFAALPVFWSIPSRFLTGAAAAAGIALINTAGNIAGFAAGYITGWLKDWTGAYYAPLYLVGFFMLLSAALMVRLAARDRTAGPVPGTDRQPMEAHR; encoded by the coding sequence ATGAGTGCCGACACGCATTCCACGGCAGTCGAGAGAACTGCCATCAAGAAGGTCTCCCTACGCCTCGTGCCCTTCGTGGCGCTGATGTTCTTCGTGAACTATCTGGATCGCACGGCCATCTCGTTCGCCGAGCCGAACGGGATGGGCGCGGACCTCGCACTCACCGCCGCGCAGTTCGGCTTCGCCTCCGGGATCTTCTTCCTCGGCTACATCGTGCTCGAGGTCCCCAGCAACATGGCCCTGCACCGCTTCGGCGCCCGCCGCTGGCTGGCCAGGATCATGGTGAGCTGGGGCATCGTCTCCCTGCTGTTCACCTGGGTCTCCAGCACCGGACAGCTCTACGGCCTGCGGTTCCTGCTCGGTGTCGCGGAGGCCGGCTTCTTCCCCGGCGCGATCCTGTTCCTGAGCCAGTGGGTGCCCTCCCGGCACCGCACCAAGATCCTCGGCCTGTTCTACCTGGCCCAGCCGCTCACCACCGTCTTCGGGGCCCCGCTGGCGGGCTGGCTCATCGGCCGCCACGGCATGTTCGGCCTCGAGGGCTGGCGGGTGATGTTCCTGTTCGTCTCGCTGCCCGCGATCGTCCTCGGCCTCGTCGCGTACTTCTACCTGATCGACCGGCCCGCCGACGCCAAGTGGCTGACCCCCGCCGAGCGCGACTGGCTGACCGCGGAGCTCGCCGCGGAGAACGCGCAGAAGACCGGCCACGAGGGCAAGCACGCCAAGGGCGACCTCAAGGCCGCCTTCGGCAACGCCCGCGTCTGGGTCCTGGCGCTCGTCTACTTCGGCTTCGTCTACGGCCTCTACGCACTGGCGTTCTTCCTGCCCACGATCATCAGCGGCTTCCAGGAGCAGTACGACACCACGTTCAGCGTGATGGACAAGGCGTGGATCACCGCGATCCCGTACCTGCCCGCCGCCGTGGTGCTGTTCTTCTGGACGCGGCACGCCACCCGGCACGGCACCCGCACCTGGCACGTGGCGGGACCCGCCGTGGTCGGCGGTGTCTCCATCCCGCTCGCCCTCTACATGGGCTCGCCGACCGCCACGATCGCCGTCATCACGGTGACCGCCTCCGCCATCTTCGCGGCCCTGCCCGTCTTCTGGTCCATCCCGTCCCGGTTCCTGACCGGTGCCGCCGCGGCAGCGGGCATCGCCCTGATCAACACGGCCGGCAACATCGCCGGATTCGCCGCCGGCTACATCACCGGCTGGCTCAAGGACTGGACCGGCGCCTACTACGCACCGCTCTACCTGGTCGGCTTCTTCATGCTGCTGTCGGCCGCCCTGATGGTCCGGCTCGCCGCCCGCGACCGCACCGCCGGACCGGTCCCCGGGACCGACCGGCAGCCGATGGAGGCCCACCGATGA
- a CDS encoding FAD:protein FMN transferase, translating to MRRVEHVMGFPVSLRIDDEGFAGADAVDALFAWLREADARFSPFREDSEVSRLDRGEPDPDPPTPELTEILALAERYRIATGGAFDVRPPGRRLDPCAVVKGWAVQRGADLLRAAGARRFCLNAGGDVVAAGGPWRVGVRHPEHAGRLCTVLELTDGAVATSARYERGDHIIDARTGRPATGLLALTVTAPTLTEADAVATAAFALGREGIAWAAARPGCEVFAVTAARRVVRTPGFPTTGRARGTAA from the coding sequence GTGCGGCGCGTGGAACACGTCATGGGCTTCCCGGTGTCCCTGCGGATCGACGACGAGGGGTTCGCCGGGGCGGACGCCGTGGACGCGCTCTTCGCCTGGCTGCGCGAGGCCGACGCCCGCTTCAGCCCGTTCCGCGAGGACAGCGAGGTCTCCCGCCTGGACCGGGGGGAGCCGGACCCGGACCCGCCGACTCCCGAGCTGACCGAGATCCTCGCCCTCGCCGAGCGGTACCGGATCGCCACCGGGGGCGCCTTCGACGTAAGGCCGCCGGGCCGGCGCCTCGATCCGTGCGCGGTGGTCAAGGGCTGGGCGGTGCAGAGGGGCGCCGACCTGTTGCGGGCGGCGGGCGCGCGCCGGTTCTGCCTCAACGCGGGCGGGGACGTGGTCGCCGCCGGCGGCCCGTGGCGGGTGGGCGTACGGCACCCGGAACACGCCGGCCGGCTGTGCACCGTACTGGAGCTCACCGACGGCGCGGTCGCGACGTCCGCGCGCTACGAACGCGGCGACCACATCATCGACGCCCGCACCGGCCGCCCGGCGACCGGCCTGCTCGCCCTCACCGTGACCGCCCCCACCCTGACCGAGGCGGACGCCGTCGCCACGGCGGCCTTCGCGCTCGGCCGGGAGGGCATCGCCTGGGCGGCGGCCCGCCCCGGCTGCGAGGTCTTCGCGGTCACGGCGGCCCGCCGGGTCGTGCGCACACCGGGCTTCCCCACGACCGGACGGGCCCGGGGGACCGCGGCCTAG